A window of Oryza glaberrima chromosome 2, OglaRS2, whole genome shotgun sequence genomic DNA:
caAACACCTTGGCAAATTTAATCATCATCGATCAACCAAAAGGAACCCATCCATTCTACAGTGGCGCTCTGTTCATCTGGCAACAGCCATCTAAAACACTTTCAGCAGTGAAGACAAGCAAGACATCCACAGTTTCAGCTTAAGCAGTGACTGGCGTTTCTACTTTGGGGGTATCTTGTAACTTCTTCTGCGATTCTTTTATATACTTCCACCCACGCTTGTTTACCCCACTGATTTTTGTTGGCGCTTCAGCAGCTTGAACACCTGGATGAGAATCATATTAGAGAACAGATAATAGAAATATTGGAATACCAGCATTTACGGTACATCAACCATGTATATTCTAACTTAGTTTGAGATCCAAGTATGCCTATTGACATTGTTAGCTGTGGCAGGTTTCAATATCTTGCTTCAAATCCAAAAAGCCTTTGCATGGGGCCAGACAACAGTAACTAGGTTGTGGCCTGTCACAACAGAacataaaaaagagaaacatgGCAGAAAAAACAGTAAAATGTCGCCTGGTTTCCATCATGGTATCAACTACTTAGGGAAAATAATAGCTAGGGAAACTAAAGCAGCATATAAGCACGAAAGCAGAGAACAGTGTTATTGGTGAGAAATCATCTATTGATCTAATGTACCAAAAGCTACCTACTACAATTTTCATATCATTGAAAAATAGAAACTAACACATAAAAGCTCTCTTTGAAGAATTGATTGGGAGTGAAAAAGAAACATTATGATGTTGTAGGAATTATATTATTCAAGGATTCAAATACTATGGATGCATTCAAAAAAGATTAACACATTACCCGTCTTTACTCAATTGTCACAGATAGGGCACGGAATTTGAATCAAGTAACAACCAAATCAAAGGAGATTTAAGGGTACAGTTCTACGGGACTCCTCTACTTGTACACAACTAACAATGCCTGAAGAGATATAAAAATCACACATAGATATAACTGAAAGCATCAGAAAATTACCAACTTTCATTTTTACAACCAATAGAACTTGATCAACTGCACTTTTATCGACTCAATAACCCTTTTCCATtgccatgtttttcttttgtgattGTTATTTGTTACAACCTCAGTGTGGCCACAGAAAATGCATCACACCTTCCAGTTGCTAGGAGTATTCGTTTATAGTTTTGCAAAAGCATACACCtggatatttaatttttaagttggCATGACTACTTGAAGCAGCAGGTTTATCTTTTTTCAAGGTTCATACCCCTACAGAAACTTAGGTGAACTCATATCATATCAGAACATCAGCCCAAGCTTGGTCCATGAGACGCTGAATTATATGCAATAACCATTTGGGGGAAGAGCACATTCTCAAATTAAGGGAACTAAAATTGAAAACAAGTATTTTGGAAAAACTCTGTTAGATATAGAAGGATTGTGGATCTTTTATCAGTTTCTAGAAACCATGGATCCAGCCCTGTATGACACAATGTatgaaaaaaagcaaaacattaAACCAAGTAAGCACAGGTTGTTATTCCCATTGTTCTAAAAGGCAGCCTAGTCCTGTGTTAAGCGTTTGTCTCCTGCCTGACTAGCACCTAGCGCCTTGGTGAAATTCATGAGCATAATCAAATTATTTCCAGGATACAAACAGCAAACAGAATTAGAGACTATCATGTGCAACTTCACAGATTGATGTCAAGCATGATTATCAGCAGGCATGTGAAGCATGATTCATTTATGCCCTCTGCTGCACACTCGTGCTATACCAAACTGCTGATACAAAAGCAAATCGCATATAATACACACAAATCTACTGGCAAACAACAGCCATCGTATAATTACACATTTTAAGCAGGGTATCGCCAAATTTGGAAGAGAACAGGAAAGGGGCAAAGACTAACCGGCCTTGTAGCGAATCCCCCACGCCTTCCCATGACGACCATCCTGCATTCCAAAGATCACGAAATCACAAGAGGCAACAGAAATGATTCGAAATGTGTCCGAGAAAGGGGGGGCGCTAACCTTGTAGAGGTTGATCTTGGTGATCTGGTAGGAGACGTCGCGCCAGGTGGTCTTGGCGACCTTGTAGCCCACGCCCCACGACGGCAGGAACTGCACCACGTCGAAcaggttcttcttcttcttcctccccttcgactccttcgccgcctccgccgccgccgccgccgccgctcccccctCCGCGGACGCCGCGGGGCTGGTGCTGCTCAGGGCTCTCTGCGTGGACAGGGGCCCGAGCCCGAGGGATCGCCGGAGCAGGCCCAACCCCCTCTGCGCCATAGCCATCGGGAGCCGAAGAAGATCGAACCAACGCGTTACTGAGAAAAGATTagaaggaggaggcgagctccggcgagcggaggggagaggcggcggcgggctag
This region includes:
- the LOC127761295 gene encoding uncharacterized protein LOC127761295 encodes the protein MAMAQRGLGLLRRSLGLGPLSTQRALSSTSPAASAEGGAAAAAAAEAAKESKGRKKKKNLFDVVQFLPSWGVGYKVAKTTWRDVSYQITKINLYKDGRHGKAWGIRYKAGVQAAEAPTKISGVNKRGWKYIKESQKKLQDTPKVETPVTA